A window of Drosophila subobscura isolate 14011-0131.10 chromosome E, UCBerk_Dsub_1.0, whole genome shotgun sequence contains these coding sequences:
- the LOC117891352 gene encoding transmembrane protein 177: protein MYIAPKAGGGFFGFFKTEPGRRLVFYTAGATTVGLFVGNFLPHTFGLKYYRDFVQCYHNGVERPVPEAVQKRLEQALDKLQVEPFERKFVKPFTVFGFDLFQAGTTKLRFGSALGIPVNYAYGSTAEIKRADIRFRDQQINWSSPSGKLLEQAIVLTEDEQIFGLSKAILQLQTYRVLLNSIFPSVSFLMVYTIGHYLNLRLNLFARHGSVRFVLYSILGLFGVGSWTFMKDFNQVATDAEIDKKLATLGPQFVASGASFYDKHLKKNIALRELIGDDTYTALGNENYMLRQKSMPLTARQLFFLEKLQELQKAQTQQPPPTESQ, encoded by the exons ATGTATATAGCACCGAAAGCCGGTGGCGGCTTCTTTGGCTTCTTTAAGACTGAGCCTGGACGCCGATTAGTCTTTTACACAGCGGGCGCCACGACAGTTGGCCTGTTTGTCGGCAACTTCCTGCCTCACACATTCGGACTGAAGTACTACCGAGACTTTGTGCAGTGCTACCA CAATGGCGTGGAAAGGCCCGTGCCGGAAGCAGTACAGAAGCGGCTGGAGCAAGCGTTGGACAAACTGCAGGTGGAACCCTTTGAGCGCAAGTTCGTCAAACCCTTCACCGTGTTCGGCTTCGATCTGTTCCAAGCCGGGACCACCAAGTTGCGCTTCGGGTCCGCTTTGGGCATACCCGTGAACTACGCCTATGGCAGTACTGCAGAGATCAAGCGAGCCGACATTCGCTTTAGGGACCAGCAAATTAATTGGAGCTCTCCCAGCggcaagctgctggagcaggccaTCGTGCTGACCGAAGATGAGCAGATCTTTGGCCTGAGCAAGGCCATTCTCCAGCTGCAAACGTACCGGGTGCTGCTCAACTCTATATTCCCCTCCGTGAGCTTCCTCATGGTCTACACCATCGGACACTACCTGAACCTGCGCCTCAATCTGTTCGCCCGCCATGGCAGC GTGCGCTTTGTGCTGTACTCCATATTGGGTCTGTTCGGCGTCGGCAGTTGGACGTTCATGAAGGACTTTAATCAGGTGGCCACCGATGCCGAGATTGACAAGAAGCTGGCCACCCTGGGGCCGCAATTTGTGGCCTCCGGTGCCAGCTTCTACGACAAGCATTTAAAGAAGAACATTGCGCTGAGGGAGCTCATCGGGGATGACACCTACACCGCCTTGGGCAACGAGAACTACATGCTGCGCCAGAAGTCCATGCCGTTGACGGCACGCCAGTTATTCTTCCTGGaaaagctgcaggagctgcaaaaGGCGCAGACACAGCAGCCACCTCCAACCGAGTCGcaataa